A genome region from Planctomycetia bacterium includes the following:
- a CDS encoding NADH-quinone oxidoreductase subunit I, with the protein MRQWFRDVFDAVFTVAQGLWITMRYWVNSYDPARKTFTEHFEYPELPVPVAPRYRGFHRYDLTTCISCDQCAKACPVDCIYIGKERVEGGKGFQITGFTIDYSKCMFCALCVEPCPVDCIFMGATHDLSCYSRDGCIVDFSRLPTEVAWGRATLNPTAVAQSKVIESPVHGGPNQVS; encoded by the coding sequence ATGCGTCAGTGGTTTCGAGACGTCTTCGACGCCGTATTCACCGTAGCTCAAGGGCTATGGATTACGATGCGGTATTGGGTTAATTCGTACGACCCGGCGCGTAAGACTTTCACCGAGCACTTCGAATATCCCGAGCTTCCGGTGCCGGTGGCGCCACGCTATCGGGGCTTTCATCGCTACGATCTCACGACCTGCATCTCTTGCGATCAATGTGCGAAGGCGTGCCCGGTCGATTGCATTTATATCGGTAAAGAGCGGGTCGAAGGAGGCAAGGGCTTCCAAATCACCGGCTTCACGATCGACTATTCGAAGTGCATGTTCTGCGCCTTGTGCGTCGAGCCGTGTCCGGTCGATTGCATCTTCATGGGTGCCACGCACGACTTGAGTTGCTACAGTCGCGATGGCTGCATCGTCGACTTCTCTCGCTTGCCGACCGAAGTAGCCTGGGGACGTGCCACGTTGAATCCAACGGCCGTAGCCCAATCGAAGGTAATCGAAT